In Nitrospirota bacterium, the genomic window CGAGGCCGAGCTGAAGCGCGTCAATGAACAGCTTTTCCGCCAGGCAACGACAGACGTATTGACCGGCGTTTATAACCGCCTGAAGTTCAATGAGGTGCTCGAAGCAGAGATAAGGCGGGTCATGAGGCATTTCTCACCGCTCTCGCTCATCATGCTCGACATCGACCATTTCAAGGGGATCAACGATACCTTCGGGCACAGTACCGGCGACCGCGTGCTGCAGCAGATGGCGCAGCTCATGAAGGACAATCTCAGGAAGTACGAGTCCCTCGCCCGCTGGGGAGGGGAAGAATTCATGATCCTTGTTCCCGATGATGATTTGGAGCAGGCCTCCCAACTTGCCGAGAGACTGCGGGGGGTCATCGAACAATCCACCTTCTCGGCAGCATCGCCGGTGACCGGCAGTTTCGGAGTCACCCAGCTCAGGGAAGACGACACCATCGATTCCTTAATCAACAGGGCGGATGATGCACTCTATCGCGCCAAGAAGCGCGGCAGGAACAGGGTGGAGACGGCATGACGATTGGTGGAAGGGGGGGCCAAGAGCGGGAGGGTCGCGACCGGATGTGGAGCCGTGTCGAAGGTTCTTTCCCCGTTCAGTGGCTCCTTCTCGGCGTTGCGCTCCTGCTGCTCGGCGTTGCGCTGATGTACAACCTCGCCAAGAGCAAGGCGGACCTCCTGGCGGGAGAGCGTCTGCGCCTGCATACCCAGGCGCGGGTCATCAATGACAATCTCGCCCAGCAGTTGGAGGGGACCGACAGGGCCCTCCTGTCCATCCGCGACGAACTCAGGGGCCGGCCCGCGGCCCAATGGTCGCTTGCGGTTTCCACTCGCCGCTTGAAAGCGCTCGATGACGTGATGCCCGGCGTCCGGACGCTCTTTGTCGCCGACTCCCGGGGTATCATACGTCTCTCCGACCGGAAGGAGATCATCGGATACGACCTCGGCCAGCGGGAGTATTTTCACCAGGCCCGCGAGCATCCCGACACGGATACACTGTTCGTTTCAAAGCCGTACAAGACAATTCTGGGCGCCTGGGTCATGAACCTGACCCGGGTGATCCCGGGAAGGAACAACGAATTCAGCGGCATCGTGGTGGCGACGCTCGATCCCGATTTTTTCAAGACCCTGCTGGGGTCGGTGAACTACGCCCCTGACATGGCGGCCTCGGTCGTTCATGGAGACGGTATGCAGTTCCTGGTCGTGCCTGAACAGGAAGCCGGGGCGGGTGGGAGCCTGGCCCAATCCGGTTCGTTCTTCGCGCGCCATCGGGAAAGCGGCAGGGACGAGAACCTGTTCACCGGCGCGGCGGGGAAAGCGCGCATAGTGGTGCTGCGCACGATCAGGCCCGCCAGCGTCCCCCTGGACAAGCCAATGGTGGCCGTCGTGGGAAGAGACCTCTCCGCGATCACCTCCGGCTGGAGGAAGGATGCGCTGAGCCAGGGCGCGATCTTCGGCATCATTGCCCTGACATCATTCGCCGCTCTTGCGGCCTTCCAGCGGCGCCAGGGCGCCCACCACCGGCAGATGGAGATCACGAACGTCAGGCTGCGCGAAAGTGAGGCCCGTTTCCGCAGGCTTTTCGAGGACACCGCTGAAGCCGTTCTGCTGATGGAGGGCGGCCGTTTCATAGATTGTAATCGCGCGGCGCTTGCGATGCTGCGCAGGGAGTCCGTGGACGAGGTTCGTGGTCTTTCGCCGGACAGAATATCGCCCGAGTACCAGCCCGACGGCCGGCCTTCCGGCCAAAAATCGGCCGCGCTGCTCGCCGCCGCGTTCGAACAGGGGAACCAGCTGTTCGAATGGGAGCACGTCCGCGCCGACGGCGAACATTTCTTCGTCGAGGTGCTGCTCACGCCCATCCTGAGCCGGGATCGGCAGCTGCTCCACGTGGTCTGGCGCGACATCGGCGAGCGGAAGCGGGCGGAATCATTGCTCCGCGCCCGGGTGAGGCTCAATGACATCGCGAGGGAACGCTCGCTGGACGACATGATGCAGGCCGCCCTGGACGAGGCAGAGGCGCTCACCAACAGTACCATCGGCTTCTTCCACTTCCTGGGGGAGGACCAGACGACCCTGCAGCTCCAGGCCTGGTCGACCAACACCATCGGGAGCATGTGCACCGCCGAAGGCAAGGGGAAGCACTACCCGGTCAGCGCCGCGGGGGTATGGGCCGACTGCATCCGGGAGCGCAAGCCGATCATCCACAACGACTACCGGGGTCTGCCGAACCGGAGAGGGCTCCCGGAGGGGCATGCCCCGGTCATCCGCGAGGTGGTCGTGCCGGTCGTGCGCTACAACAGGATCGATGTCATCATGGGCGTTGGCAACAAGGCGCGCGACTACACGCAGAAGGATGTCGATACCCTGACGACCTTAGCAGCCGCGGCAAGCGATATCGTGCTGCGAAAGCGGGCGGAAGAGATGCTTGCGCACATGGCGGCCATCGTTCAATCTTCGGATGACGCGATCATCAGCAAGACGATCGACGGCGTCATCACCAGTTGGAACCCCGGAGCGGAAAAGCTGTTCGGGTACGGAGCGGAGGAGGTCATCGGCCGGTCCATGGCCATGCTGTTCCCGCCCGATCGAGCCGCGGAGGAGCGGGACATCCTCTCCCGCATCGCGCGGGGGGAACGGGTCGAGCACGTTGAGACGGTACGGATACGCAAGAACGCGCAATGGGTCGATGTCTCGGCGGCTATTTCGCCGATCAAGGACCAGGACGGGACAATCATCGGGGCGTCGACGATCGCACGCGACATCACGGAGCGCAAGAGGGCCGAAGCGCGACTGAAGCAGGTCATGTTCGAGCTCGAGCGCTCGAACCGGGACCTGGAGCAGTTCGCCTACGTCGCCTCCCACGACCTGCAGGAGCCCCTGCGCAAGGTCGCGAGCTTCACGGAGCTGCTCGAGAAGCGGTACCGGGGGAAGCTCGACGAAAAAGCGGACACCTATGTTGCTTACATCGTGGACGGCGCCAGGCGCATGCAGATGCTGATCAAGGACCTCCTGGCCTATTCGCGCATCACGACGCGCGGCCAGGGGTTCGTCAAAAACGACTGTAATGCGGTGCTCGGCCGCGTGCTGAAGGACATCGATGTGGTCATCCATGAGTCCGGCGCATCCATCACGGCCGATCCGCTTCCCACGGTGCCGGGAGACGAAACGCAGCTGGGACAGCTGTTCCAGAACCTCGTTGGGAACGCGGTGAAGTACCACGGCGACGCGGCTCCCCGGGTGCATATCTCAGCAGTCCGGAAAGACGCGGAATGGGAGTTTTCAGTGAAGGACAACGGCATCGGAATCCCGATGGAATACGCCGAGCGGATATTCGTGATCTTCCAGCGGCTTCATACACGGACGGAGTACTCTGGCACCGGCATCGGACTTGCGGTCTGCAAGAAGATCGTGGAGCGCCACGGCGGGCGGATCTGGGTGGAATCGGAGCCAGGAAGGGGCTCGATTTTTTACTTTACATTGCCGGCCGAATGATGGTATGTATTTTCCGTCCCCGGCAGCGCCAGGGAACGGATGCGTCAAGGAGAAGGAAGTTCCGGGCCGGCCGCTTGAGAGCCGCGCGGAGGAGACGAAGCATGAGAACTCGAAAAGATATCGATGTGCTGCTGGTCGAGGATGACGCCGGCGACGTGGAACTGACCCGGGAGGGGCTGGCTGCGGCAAAGCTGATCGTCAACCTCCATGTGGTAGACGACGGTGTAAAGGCGCTCAAGTTCCTGCGACGCGAACATCCCTATTCCGATGTTCCGCGGCCTGACGTGGTCCTCCTCGACCTCAATATGCCGAAGAAGGACGGCAGGGAAGTGCTCAAGGAGATCAAGGACGACAAGAACCTCCACAGCATCCCGGTAGTTATCCTGACTACGTCGGATGCCGATGCCGACATCGTGAAGTGCTACGACCTGGGGGCAAATTGTTATATAACCAAGCCCGTAGGATTTGACGCCTTCATCAAGGTGGTAAATACGCTTGAAGAATTCTGGTTCACGGTGGTGAAGATGCCGCCCAAGCCGTGATGCCTCGACCGAAATACCCTGAGCGCTCTCCCATGAATCCCGCGACTTGCAATCCCCCGGCTCCTGCCCGGGGTAATGCGTCGTAGTCCGCAGGAGGTCGCGTCCCTAAAGGGGCGCCGCCAGCTCCCGCAGGTGGGGCTCCACTGCCCGGAAATTTCCATTGCGTCCTCAAGGACCTTTTTTCTGTAGTGCACAGACCGCCGCAGACGCAGGTAATGTGGTGTGATCGTTGCGCTACCAACGGTAACACACCGCAGTTCCCATCGTAATTTCCCTACCCTTTTTGCCCGGAATTTGATAAGCTTTTTACGCGGTCTTTTATCTCGCTCTGCTCCGTTCAGTGTTCTGCCGCACCGGGAGTTCCCATGTTCAAACTCACTCCTTTCAGGATCATCCTCATATACATCGTCCTCAGCGTCACCTGGATCGCGACGTCCGATCTGCTCGTCGAGGCGATCGCGGCGAACACCCGCATGTACACGATCCTGAGCATCATCAAGGGCTGGCTGTTCATCTTCGTGACCGCCTCGATCATGTACGGCCTCATGAAGCAGTACGCCATCGGCCGCGACCGGGCTGATCAGGCGCTGCACGAGAGCGAGGAGCGCTGGAAGTTCGCCCTCGAAGGCGCCGGGGACGGCCTCTGGGACTGGAACGTGCAGACCAACGAGGTATTTTACTCCCATCAGTGGAAAGCGATGCTGGGATACGGAGATGACGAGATCGGCAACACTCTCGATGAATGGGACAAGCGGGTCCATCCCGGGGACAAGGAATACGTGTACCGCGAGATCCAAAGGCACTTTTCCGGGGAGGCCCCCGTGTACATGAGCGAGCACCGAATGCTGAGCAGGGACGGAACGTACAAGTGGGTCCTCGACCGGGGCAAGATCGTCACCCGCACTTCCGACGGAAAGGCACTGCGCGTTATCGGCACCCATACCGACATCACCGAGCGAAGGCGGGCCGGGGAAGCGCTGCAAGAGAGCCAGGAGCGTTTCAAGGAGCTCGCGGACTCCCTGCCGCAGTCCGTCTTCGAGTGCGACCTGCAGGGCAACTTCACCTACTTCAACAAGACCGGCCTGAAAGCCTTCGGCTACACTGAGTCTGATATCAGCGCGGGTATGAGCGTCCTGCAAGTCGTCGATCCGCAGGACCGGCAGCTGGTCCGCGAGGCCATGGAGCGGCGGCTCGAGGGCCAGCAGTTCGGGTACACGGAGTTTCACGCCCTTCGCCGGGACGGGAGCACCTTCTTCGTGGGCGTTCATACCGCACCGATCAGGCGCGGGGACAGAACCGTCGGCCTGCGGGGGCTTGCCATCGATATGTCGGACCACAAACTGGTCGAAGCGGAGATGCAGAAGGTGGAGAAGCTGGAATCGCTCGGCATCCTGGCAGGCGGCATCGCCCATGACTTCAACAATATCCTGACGGCGATCCTCGGCAACATCGCCCTGGCGCGCATGCGGCTCAAGCCGGGCTCCTTCGAACACGACCGGCTCAACGACGCCGAAAAGGCCTCGAACCATGCCAGGGACCTGACCATGCAGCTGCTCACCTTTTCGAAGGGAGGCGAGCCCGTCACAAAGACCGTCGCGATCGACCAGGTGATCCGGGACGCGGTGGGCTTCGCGCTGCGCGGCGCGCGGGTGAGGAGTTCGCTGCACTTTGACGTCGGCCTCTGGCCTGTCGAGGCGGACGCGGGACAGATGAGTCAGGTATTCCAGAACCTCGTACTGAATGCCTGCCAGGCCATGCCCGAAGGCGGGGTGATTACCATCGAGGCCTGCAACGCCCGGGAGGAGATGCTGAACGTGCTGCCGGCGCGGCGGGGCCGCTATGTGCACGTGACGGTGCGCGATGAAGGCACGGGTATCCCGGAGGAATATCTCGCCAAGATCTTCGACCCCTTTTTCACGACGAAGCAGACCGGGAGCGGCCTCGGACTCGCGGTCACCTATTCCATCATCAAGAACCACGGCGGCCAGATCACCGTCAGCTCCCGGATCGGTCAGGGGACGACCTTCACGCTCCTGCTGCCCGCGTCGGAGTCGCCCGCAGCAGAGCTTCAGGCAGCTTCCGCCGTCTCGTTCCGGGGAAAGGGCAGCATCCTGATCATGGATGACGAGGAAATGGTGAGGAACGTCGCCGGCGACATGGTCCGTGAATTCGGCTTTGAGGTCGTTTTCGCGCGGGACGGTCTGGAAGCGGTGCGTCTCTATAAGGATGCGGCGGATGCGGGGAAGCCTTTTGTCGCGGTCATCATGGATCTGACCATACCGGGCGGCATGGGAGGCAGGGAAGCGGTCCAAGAGCTGCTGCACATCGACCCCAATGTCCGCGCCATCGCGTCGAGCGGATATTCGAACGACCCGGTGATGGCCAATCACCGGGAGTACGGATTCAGCGCGGTCATCGCAAAACCCTACAAGCCTGAGGATCTGGGTTTACTCCTGCGGGACCTGCTGAAGGCCTAGATGCTCTCGCAGCACCGGCAAGAACGAGATGATCGCGATCGGCATGCCTCCCCTCCTTCTCTCCATGGCTGCGCCGGGGGGAAAACCCTTCACCTTTCATTTCGGCGTCAGCGAGACGATCGCTTTCAGCATCAGAAGAACCCAGGGCGTTCCATGCAGCACCAGATCGAACCAGTCGATCGGCCTGACGAGTTCGCCTTTCGCAAGCATGTGGAGCTTTTCCCAGATGTGGGGAGGCGCGAACGGGGCGAGCCCCAGCGTCAAACAGGCCAGGATCAGGATTCCCCAGGGCAGCTTTGCCAGCACGTCGACCATCTTCCTCCTCGCCCGATGCCCCGCGGCTGCGCCGGCGAGCGTGCATCCGGATCGCTATCCTCTGACGGTGCCGACGGGTCCTTTTTTCTGTTTCCCCCGGGCCTCCAACTGGCGCCGGGTGGGCGTTTCCTGCACTTCGAGAAATTCTTCGACCCCTAATGCGGTAAACAGCCTCCGGATGGCGTCGCCCGGCGTCCTGGTTACGATGTCAGAAGAGTCGGGCATGGGCGATTTCAAAACCAGCTTTCCGTACCTTCTAAAGCTGTCCTCGGTCATTGCCTCGGCCAGTTTGATGATCCCGGGCAGGGAAAGGGACTCCTCGTCGAATTCGATGACGGACAGACCGATGGCCTTTTTCAGGAAGGGATCCAGATCCAGCCTGTCCATGATGATCAGGGCCAGGTCTTTTTCATGCTTTTCGATGAAGTCATCGCTAAGGTCCATCCCCAGTTCCCGCGCCTTCAAGAGCGCATTTTTCCCGAGTTGGGAAAGAAGCCCCCCTGTCTCTACCTTGCGCACGAGTTCATCCTTGAGGTTCATCTGCTCGGCGATGGTCCTTCCGAGTATGCCGATGCTGGCGCTTTTCGCGGCACGCAGCCTGGCCTCGGGGCCCTTGCCGAGCGCAAAGAGCGAAAGCGAGAAAAAGAGGAGTTTCACCCGGTCAGCGCCAAGGCGCATGACGGCGTCAAAGAAATCGGGGACCTCTGCCTGCGTGCTGTGGCTGAAGTAAACGGAACGCGCGATCTCGAGGATGGTGACCGCAAGCTCCGGGTTCTTGACGGCGATCTTTGCCCCCAGCTCCTCAATCTTGCCTTTGCCGGCGTTGACATCATCGAGGATATTCAGTTCAGACAGGTTGATTCCCCGGCTGATCCCCGAGAAAATGTGCTCTTCTATGGTCTTCAGGATCCGCAGATCCGTTTCCGGAATCGTCTCGTTCATGGTCCTCTCCTTTCCGGAGGGCCCGCAGGTCGCAGCAGAAAGCTCTGAATAAACTATAGCACAAAAGGGCGGCGCCGGTACACCCGCGCGGCAGCGGGACACATCAGGGTATGGTCTTTTCAATTCAGGCCCGTTTGTGTATACTGCGAAGACCGTATCCGATCGAGAACGCGATCTCTATGCTCAATCCCTCCGACATCAGCACTCCCTCCGGACTTTCGGAGTCCGAAGCGGCCGCGCGGCTCCAGACCGAAGGATACAACGAGATACCGTCCGCGAAGAAGCGGAGCACGATCGCGATAGCCCTGGAGGTCGCGCGGGAGCCCATGTTCCTCCTCCTTGTCGCCTGTGGGGCCATTTACCTGGTCCTGGGCGATCTCCGGGAAGCCGTCATGCTGCTCGGCTTCGTGTTCGTGGTCGTCGGCATCACCCTGTACCAGGAGCGCAAGACAGAGCGGGCGCTCGAAGCGCTTCGGGACCTGTCAAGCCCCCGCGCACTGGTCATCAGGGAGGGCAGGCAGAGGCGTATTCCCGGCAGGGAAGTGGTGCGCGGCGACGTCATTGTCCTCGTCGAGGGCGACCGGGTGCCGGCAGACGCGGTAATCCAGTCCTGCACGAATCTGTCCGTGGATGAATCGCTGCTGACCGGGGAATCCGTTTCGGTCCGGAAGAAGGCGTGCAATGATACCGGCGGGATGACCCGGCCGGGCGGCGAGGATCTGCCGTTCCTCTACTCGGGGACGCTCGTCGTCAAAGGGCAGGGGATCGCGACCGTCCAGGTCACGGGCGCTGATACGGAAATGGGAAAGATCGGCAGGGCGCTCCGGATCGTGGAGACGGAGGAGACCCCGCTCCAGCGGGAGACGGAGCAGATCGTCCGCAGGCTCGCGCTCCTCGGGCTGTTCCTGTGCACGATCGTGGTCATCGTCTATGGAGTGACGCGCTCGAACTGGCTCGACGGCTTTCTCGCGGGCATCACGCTCGCCATGGCATTACTGCCCGAGGAATTCCCCGTGGTGCTCACCATTTTCCTCGCCCTCGGAGCGTGGCGCATTTCCCGGCAGCGGGTCCTCACGAGGCGGGTCCCCGCTGTCGAGACCCTCGGCGCTGCGACCGTGCTCTGCGTCGACAAGACCGGGACGCTGACGCAGAACCGAATGTCCGTCGACACGATCTGGGCCCGGAACGAGTTCTACGGGATCGATCACAGCGCGCAGGGCGCCATCCCGGAGCAGTTCCACGAAGTGATCGAATTCAGCATCCTTGCCAGCCAGAAGGCCCCCTTCGATCCCATGGAGAGGGCGTTCAAGGACCTGGGCGAACAATCTCTTTCCCGCACCGAGCATCTCCATGCCGACTGGACGCTGGTTCGCGAGTATCCGCTCTCCGACCATCTCATGGCGCTGTCCCACGTCTGGCAGTCGCCGAACGGCAGCGAGTTCGTCATCGCGTCGAAAGGGTCGCCCGAGGCGATCGCCGATCTCTGCCATCTGGACCGGGACCGGAGGGAGGAACTGGCAAAGACCGTGGAGTCCCTGGCGAACAAGGGCCTGCGCATCCTGGGCGTCGCTCGCTCCCGGTTCGTCAGCAGGGACCTCCCCGGGCAGCAGCATGATTTTCCCTTTGACTTTGTCGGCCTGGTCGGTCTTGCCGACCCCGTCCGGCCCGGTGTGCAGGAGGCAACGGCGGAATGCGCCGCAGCCGGCATCCGCGTCATCATGATCACCGGCGATTACGCAGGGACGGCCGCAAGCATAGCGAGCGCGATCGGCCTTCCCACGGCGGCCGGCATCATCACCGGGGCGGAGCTCGACGCCATGGATGACGGCGTTCTCCGGGAACGGATCAGGAGCGTGAACATTTTCGCGCGCGTCGTCCCGGAGCAGAAGCTCCGGATCGTGCAGGCCCTCAAGGCCAACAACGAGGTCGTGGCCATGACCGGAGACGGGGTGAATGACGCGCCGGCGCTCAAGGCGGCACACATCGGGATCGCCATGGGCGGGCGGGGCACCGACGTTGCCCGCGAGGCATCGGCTCTTGTGCTCCTGGACGACGATTTTTCCTCGATCGTCAAGGCGGTGCGCATGGGCCGGAGGATCTTCGATAATCTCAGGAAGGCGGTCGCTTACATAGTATCGGTCCATGTGCCGATCGCGGGCATGTCGCTCATCCCGGTCTTGTTCAAATTGCCGCTGGTGCTCCTGCCGGTGCATATCGTGTTTCTGGAATTGATCATCGATCCGGCCTGTTCCATCGTGTTCGAGGCCGAGCCGGAGGAAGCGGGCGTGATGAACAGGCCTCCGCGGGGTCCCGCTACCCCGCTCTTCAGCGCCAGGACGGTCGCGATCAGCCTGCTGCAGGGCCTGAGCGTTCTGATCGTCCTGCTGGCTGTGTTCCTCATGTCGCTCCGGCGAGGACAGGGGGCCGACGAAGCGAGAGCGATGACGTTCACTACGCTGATCGTTGCCAATCTCTGCCTCATCTTCATCAACCGCTCCTGGACCCGGCCGATCCTGTCCTCGCTGCGCACCTGGAATGCCGCGCTCTGGTCGGTGACGGGAGGCGCCGTGGTGTTTCTTGCCTTGGCGCTCTCCGTCCCTTTTTTCCGCAGGATGTTCAACTTTGCGGTCCTTCACCCCGTTGACGTCGCTGTCTGCGTCGCCGCGGGTATATTCAGCATCCTCTGGTTCGAAGTACTGAAACTGATGAACCTTCGGGGGCAGCGCTCCGCCCCGGGTGCCTGATAAAAGGAGCATATCATGTGGTTTGTCGCTGCCAAGACCCTGCTGTATCTCCTTGTGCCGCCTGCGGGCCTGTTCTTGCTCATGATCGCGGGGTTTGTCATCATCAGGCTCTGCCCCCAGTTTGGCCGATTTCTGGTCGCCACGGGCTTTCTCGCGCTCTATGCCCTGAGCATCAGCCCGGTCTCCGGCGTGCTGCTCCGGCCGCTGGAGTCCGCCGTCCCGCCGCTCAAGGATACGCGGGTCGCTGCCGACGCAGTCGTGGTCTTGGGGGGAGGCGTACGTGACCTGGGCTGGGCAGGCCTGCCCGCGGCGCCTTCCAGCGCTTCCCTCGAGCGGCTCGTAAGCGGGATCGCCCTGCAGCGCAGGCTGAATGTTCCTCTCGTCCTGGTCGGAGGGAACGGCGACCCCGCAGGGTCCGTTATTGCGGACGCCGAAGCCATGGCACGCACCGCCCGTGAAGCCGGTGTCGCTGCCAGGCGGATCATCGTCGAGAGCCGGTCCCGGAACACGATCGAAGGCGCTCAGGCGCTCGGCCGGCTGATCGCGGGCAGGCGCATCGTTCTCGTAACGTCCGCCACGCACATGAAACGGGCCGCGGCCCTCTACCGGAAGAGCGGATTCGCCGTGATCCCCGCCCCGACGGCCTATATCGGAGAACAGCGGCCGGTCACGCTCTCGTCCTTCATCCCCCATGCGTCAAACCTCGGGGAATCGGCCGTGGCCTGCACCGAGTACGCGAGCCTGTTCTGGTACACGGTGAACGGCGCGATGTGATCCGGGCGAGACAAACGCCACCCCCTGCGACTTCGCCCGTCCCGGCGACCTCCTCCCAAAACGACAGGCGTAAGCCCCTTGACAACGGCGAAGGGCGCGGTATAATTAACTTAATATTAAGTAATTTAGTATTGAAATAATTGTGCAGGGTAATGATCAGGAGCCAGCATAAGGGTAGCCGCGGCGAGGCAAGGGCGCTGAATGCGTATGTAAAGCTGATGCGGGCGGCCGAGTCGGTATCGGCGAGCATTCACGGCCATTTGAGCCGGGCGGGGCTGACCATCAGCCAATTCGGCGTGCTTGAGGCGATCTATCACCTCGGTCCACTGAGTCAGGCGGAGATTGCCCGAAAGATCCTGAAGAGCACGGGAAACATCACCATGGTGATCGATAACCTGGAGAAGCGGGGGCTGGTAAAGCGGGAACGGGACGCCGAGGACCGGAGGTACTATTCGGTCCGGCTGACGCCATCCGGGAAAAAGCTTATCGCTGACATCTTTCCCCGCCACGCCGGGCGGATCGCTCAGGGCATGAACATACTGACGAAAGCGGAGCAGGAGACACTCGGCAATCTGTGCAGGAAGCTCGGAAGGGGTATTGCCTCAGCCGGGCAAGGGGGAAAAGATGAGTAAGGACCTGCCGTTCGTAACCGAGCTGGAGCCGGGCACCTGCTTCTGGTGCAGCTGCGGCAAGTCCGGCAAAGGGCCCTTCTGTGACGGCCCGCATGCGGGGACAGGCTTCCAGCCCGTCGAGTTCTCGGTCGCCGGGAAAGCGAAGGCCGGCCTGTGTCAGTACCAACGGACGAAAAAAGCGCCTTATTGCGATGGGGCCCACTCACGGGTTGATTAAGGGCCATCGGGCGGAGAAGGACAAGAAAAGGAGGACCTCATGCTTAAGAAATTACTTCAGACGAATGATGATGTGTCAATGCTGATCCTCAGGGTGCTGCTTGGGATCGTGTTCATTCCCCACGGGATGCAGAAGCTGCTCGGCTTTTCTGGCGTGATGCAGATGTTTACCACGCAGCTTGGTATTCCGACCCTTTTCGCATTCCTGGCCATCATGACCGAGATTCTCGGGCCGGTGGGGTTGATCACCGGGCTTTTGACCCGT contains:
- a CDS encoding YdcF family protein, yielding MWFVAAKTLLYLLVPPAGLFLLMIAGFVIIRLCPQFGRFLVATGFLALYALSISPVSGVLLRPLESAVPPLKDTRVAADAVVVLGGGVRDLGWAGLPAAPSSASLERLVSGIALQRRLNVPLVLVGGNGDPAGSVIADAEAMARTAREAGVAARRIIVESRSRNTIEGAQALGRLIAGRRIVLVTSATHMKRAAALYRKSGFAVIPAPTAYIGEQRPVTLSSFIPHASNLGESAVACTEYASLFWYTVNGAM
- a CDS encoding MarR family transcriptional regulator, which translates into the protein MIRSQHKGSRGEARALNAYVKLMRAAESVSASIHGHLSRAGLTISQFGVLEAIYHLGPLSQAEIARKILKSTGNITMVIDNLEKRGLVKRERDAEDRRYYSVRLTPSGKKLIADIFPRHAGRIAQGMNILTKAEQETLGNLCRKLGRGIASAGQGGKDE
- a CDS encoding CDGSH iron-sulfur domain-containing protein; this translates as MSKDLPFVTELEPGTCFWCSCGKSGKGPFCDGPHAGTGFQPVEFSVAGKAKAGLCQYQRTKKAPYCDGAHSRVD
- a CDS encoding DoxX family protein, whose protein sequence is MLKKLLQTNDDVSMLILRVLLGIVFIPHGMQKLLGFSGVMQMFTTQLGIPTLFAFLAIMTEILGPVGLITGLLTRVAALAIGVEMAVAVYMIHWQNGFFMNWFGNQKGEGFEYHILVIAIALVLMIGGGGKWSIDRALASK